One genomic segment of Amycolatopsis sp. WQ 127309 includes these proteins:
- a CDS encoding ROK family protein: MPRSAPARAPITSPAAATVFTTVLTEGPVSRVDVARRTGLSSAAVTKAARPFIDAGYLEELASAGRTTPGAGRPANPLAIRPDREYFVGVKITGDDLIGVVTDLRADVRATAHHALTSHDVEHVVRALADLVGELLAGPTPDGTSNLRERAYCLGVAVSGDVDRASGIVRYSPFLGWRDVPLAELLDEATGLTTTLENDVKALTVAEQWFGEGVGASSFALVTVGTGIGSALVVDGALVRGAHGVAGEIGHVPVADGGPLCHCGGRGCVEAIASTGAILLRARDVSGEPALTMDDAVTRARGGDEPLREVFAAAGHAIGLGLAALVNLVGPERVVVSGEGVATYDLFEEQIRRTFAVQAFGSAARCGLVIRPLPFEEWARGAAAVAIQSLFVAESV, encoded by the coding sequence CGACGTCGCCCGGCGCACCGGGCTCTCCTCCGCCGCGGTCACCAAGGCGGCCCGGCCCTTCATCGACGCCGGCTACCTCGAAGAACTCGCCTCCGCAGGCCGGACGACGCCGGGCGCCGGGCGCCCCGCGAACCCGCTCGCCATCCGCCCCGACCGCGAGTACTTCGTCGGCGTCAAGATCACCGGCGACGACCTGATCGGCGTGGTCACCGACCTGCGCGCCGACGTCCGCGCCACCGCCCACCACGCGCTGACGAGCCACGACGTCGAGCACGTCGTGCGGGCGCTCGCCGACCTCGTCGGGGAACTGCTGGCCGGGCCGACGCCGGACGGCACCAGCAACCTCCGCGAGCGCGCCTACTGCCTCGGCGTCGCGGTGTCCGGCGACGTCGACCGCGCGTCCGGGATCGTCCGCTACTCGCCGTTCCTCGGCTGGCGCGACGTCCCGCTCGCCGAGCTGCTCGACGAGGCGACCGGCCTGACGACGACGCTGGAGAACGACGTCAAGGCGCTGACCGTCGCCGAGCAGTGGTTCGGCGAGGGTGTCGGCGCGTCGTCGTTCGCGCTGGTCACCGTGGGCACCGGGATCGGCAGCGCGCTGGTCGTCGACGGCGCGCTGGTCCGCGGCGCGCACGGCGTCGCCGGCGAGATCGGGCACGTCCCGGTGGCCGACGGCGGCCCGCTCTGCCACTGCGGGGGCCGCGGCTGCGTCGAGGCGATCGCGTCCACCGGGGCGATCCTGCTGCGCGCCCGCGATGTCTCCGGGGAACCTGCGCTGACCATGGACGACGCCGTGACGCGCGCCCGCGGCGGTGACGAGCCGCTGCGCGAGGTGTTCGCCGCGGCCGGCCACGCGATCGGGCTCGGCCTGGCCGCGCTGGTCAACCTGGTCGGCCCGGAACGGGTCGTCGTCTCCGGCGAAGGCGTCGCCACCTACGACCTGTTCGAGGAGCAGATCCGCCGGACCTTCGCGGTCCAGGCGTTCGGCAGTGCCGCCCGCTGCGGCCTGGTGATCCGGCCGCTGCCGTTCGAGGAGTGGGCGCGGGGCGCGGCCGCCGTCGCCATCCAGAGTCTTTTCGTCGCCGAGAGCGTCTAA
- a CDS encoding ABC transporter substrate-binding protein encodes MSPQKFTLNRRSFLVGSVLFAGGAALAGCTTDPLNKNAGAASGAKVTLQQWYHAYGESGTQQAVQRYAQEFTKANPDIALNVSWIAGDYETKLNSAMLTAQAPDLFELGDFRYQNVKNGLLAPLDDVIAPAKADFSPAALDTVTVDNKIYGVKMIDDVMMLYYRKSALQAAGVQPPRTFAELLDATRRLNTGKQKGLYVGTDGVGEAATLLLWSSGADFFDSSGKKVAFASPEAVAAIAGLKQLHDTGGLLQGYPTDWSDPGAFANGATAMQWGGLWSLPDVKKALGDDFGVVAWPKFGDAGKQVARVGGWYQLANAKSAHPDAVKQFIDWLWIKNADLQKDWCVKYGFHIPARKPVAAQTTEFSSGPAKDAVTISQQNGKSYSGLWNKASATLFLQAATKIANGADPAAELGDAAKKAQAEVDKQLA; translated from the coding sequence GTGAGCCCCCAGAAATTTACGCTGAATCGTCGAAGCTTCCTGGTCGGTTCCGTCCTCTTCGCCGGGGGAGCGGCCCTCGCGGGCTGCACCACGGACCCGCTGAACAAGAACGCGGGCGCCGCTTCGGGCGCCAAGGTCACGTTGCAGCAGTGGTACCACGCGTACGGCGAATCCGGGACGCAGCAGGCGGTCCAGCGGTACGCGCAGGAGTTCACCAAGGCCAACCCGGACATCGCGCTCAACGTCAGCTGGATCGCCGGCGACTACGAGACCAAGCTCAACTCGGCGATGCTCACCGCCCAAGCGCCGGACCTGTTCGAGCTGGGCGACTTCCGGTACCAGAACGTCAAGAACGGCCTGCTCGCGCCGCTCGACGACGTCATCGCGCCGGCCAAGGCCGACTTCAGCCCGGCCGCGCTGGACACCGTGACGGTGGACAACAAGATCTACGGCGTCAAGATGATCGACGACGTCATGATGCTGTACTACCGCAAGAGCGCGTTGCAGGCCGCGGGCGTCCAGCCGCCGCGGACGTTCGCCGAACTGCTCGACGCGACCCGGAGACTGAACACCGGCAAGCAGAAGGGCCTCTACGTCGGCACCGACGGCGTCGGCGAGGCCGCGACCCTGCTGCTCTGGTCGTCCGGCGCGGACTTCTTCGACAGCAGCGGCAAGAAGGTCGCGTTCGCTTCTCCCGAGGCCGTCGCCGCGATCGCCGGGCTCAAGCAGCTGCACGACACCGGCGGCCTGCTCCAGGGCTACCCGACCGACTGGTCCGACCCGGGCGCGTTCGCCAACGGCGCCACCGCGATGCAGTGGGGCGGTCTGTGGTCGCTGCCGGACGTCAAGAAGGCCCTGGGTGACGACTTCGGCGTCGTCGCGTGGCCGAAGTTCGGGGACGCCGGCAAGCAGGTCGCCCGCGTGGGCGGCTGGTACCAGCTGGCCAACGCGAAGTCCGCTCATCCGGATGCGGTGAAGCAGTTCATCGACTGGCTGTGGATCAAGAACGCCGACCTGCAGAAGGACTGGTGCGTCAAGTACGGCTTCCACATCCCGGCCCGCAAGCCGGTCGCCGCGCAGACGACCGAGTTCTCCAGCGGTCCCGCGAAGGACGCCGTCACGATCTCGCAGCAGAACGGCAAGTCGTACTCGGGGCTGTGGAACAAGGCGTCGGCGACGCTGTTCCTGCAGGCCGCGACGAAGATCGCGAACGGGGCGGACCCGGCGGCCGAGCTGGGGGACGCGGCGAAGAAGGCCCAGGCCGAAGTCGACAAGCAGCTGGCCTGA
- a CDS encoding carbohydrate ABC transporter permease, translated as MTAVMEAPAVPAAAKKPRRRRRDWRAIGAFAVLTGPVVLGLGLFKYVAIAWSFLLSFNDARGTITIGHWIGFDNYAFLLGDDAFLTSLSTIALFTVFIVPITFVASLGLAVLINSIRRGKAFFRTVFLIPAAVSYVVAALVWKMALFNGLPSGVANVLGGLFGAEPVPWLSETSPPVYWVAVVTLRLWLQVGLYMILFLAGLKAISPSLYEAGELDGTTKWQAFRYITLPQLRNTSVAVLLLILIAAFQAFDEFYNLFGTGLSGTATAPVKPPLVYLYDSALGDQNYGVGSAGAFLLTVLIVVITLLQGRFVGFGKKD; from the coding sequence ATGACCGCCGTGATGGAGGCCCCGGCCGTCCCGGCGGCGGCGAAGAAACCACGCCGTCGCCGCCGGGACTGGCGCGCGATCGGCGCGTTCGCCGTGCTCACCGGCCCGGTGGTGCTCGGGCTGGGGCTGTTCAAGTACGTCGCGATCGCGTGGAGCTTCCTGCTCAGCTTCAACGACGCCCGCGGCACCATCACCATCGGCCACTGGATCGGCTTCGACAACTACGCGTTCCTGCTCGGCGACGACGCCTTCCTGACGTCGCTGTCGACGATCGCGCTGTTCACGGTGTTCATCGTGCCGATCACCTTCGTGGCGTCACTCGGCCTCGCCGTGCTGATCAACAGCATCCGCCGCGGCAAGGCGTTCTTCCGCACGGTGTTCCTCATCCCGGCCGCGGTGTCGTACGTCGTCGCCGCGCTGGTGTGGAAGATGGCCCTGTTCAACGGCCTGCCCTCGGGCGTCGCGAACGTGCTCGGCGGCCTGTTCGGCGCCGAGCCGGTGCCGTGGCTGTCGGAGACGAGCCCGCCGGTGTACTGGGTCGCGGTGGTGACGCTGCGGCTGTGGCTGCAGGTCGGGCTGTACATGATCCTGTTCCTCGCGGGGCTGAAGGCGATCTCGCCGTCGCTGTACGAGGCGGGCGAGCTGGACGGCACGACCAAGTGGCAGGCCTTCCGCTACATCACGCTGCCGCAGCTGCGGAACACCTCCGTCGCGGTGCTGCTGCTGATCCTGATCGCGGCGTTCCAGGCGTTCGACGAGTTCTACAACCTGTTCGGCACCGGGCTGTCCGGCACCGCGACGGCGCCGGTGAAGCCGCCGCTGGTCTACCTCTACGACTCCGCCCTCGGCGACCAGAACTACGGCGTCGGCTCGGCGGGCGCGTTCCTGCTGACCGTGCTCATCGTCGTGATCACCCTGCTGCAGGGCCGGTTCGTCGGCTTCGGGAAGAAGGACTGA
- a CDS encoding carbohydrate ABC transporter permease gives MAVLTAPRSWRKAPKYVLASVLSLIFLLPFYIMLRNALMTRQQVTSPDWSWLPDPLSWVNFGDLFADASVPMAHSLWNSFLVAVVTAPVGTLFGSMAGYALARINVPGRRAVFTYVLVTLMIPQSVTFVPTFVVVGSLGGVNTEWGIIAPNLFSAFTVILFRNFYLRFPAEIEEAGRLDGLGYLGVYRRLVLPNSGSMIASLGALMFIESWNAFLWPLVIGQDPSSWTAQIALSTFLTAQSVNLPALFAGALVTIAPLVAMFLVAQRFIVSGIAASGLKE, from the coding sequence ATGGCCGTCCTCACGGCGCCTCGTTCCTGGCGGAAGGCGCCGAAGTACGTCCTCGCGTCGGTCCTCTCGCTGATCTTCCTGCTGCCGTTCTACATCATGCTGCGCAACGCGCTGATGACGCGTCAGCAGGTCACCTCGCCGGACTGGTCGTGGCTGCCGGACCCGCTGTCGTGGGTCAACTTCGGCGACCTGTTCGCCGACGCGTCGGTGCCGATGGCGCACTCGTTGTGGAACTCGTTCCTGGTCGCGGTCGTGACCGCGCCGGTCGGCACGCTGTTCGGCTCGATGGCCGGCTACGCGCTGGCCCGGATCAACGTCCCCGGACGGCGTGCGGTGTTCACGTACGTGCTGGTCACGCTGATGATCCCGCAGTCGGTCACGTTCGTGCCGACGTTCGTCGTCGTCGGTTCGCTGGGCGGGGTCAACACGGAGTGGGGGATCATCGCGCCGAACCTGTTCAGCGCGTTCACCGTGATCCTCTTCCGCAACTTCTACCTGCGGTTCCCGGCCGAGATCGAGGAGGCCGGGCGGCTCGACGGCCTCGGTTACCTCGGCGTCTACCGGCGGCTCGTGCTGCCGAACTCGGGGAGCATGATCGCGTCGCTCGGCGCGCTGATGTTCATCGAAAGCTGGAACGCGTTCCTGTGGCCCCTCGTCATCGGGCAGGACCCGTCGTCGTGGACCGCGCAGATCGCCCTCTCGACGTTCCTGACCGCGCAGTCGGTCAACCTGCCGGCCCTGTTCGCCGGCGCGCTCGTCACCATCGCGCCGCTGGTCGCGATGTTCCTGGTCGCGCAGCGGTTCATCGTCAGCGGGATCGCGGCGAGCGGCCTGAAGGAGTAG
- a CDS encoding glycoside hydrolase family 27 protein, with amino-acid sequence MPTADARTPFVKPFMGWSSWSLESATRAGYGTAWLNEGHIRDAADALAGKLKSAGYTNVNIDSGWNADLAWVFHTDVNGIPAPDPGRFPSGIPALASYVHSRGLKLGLYAVTGLEKEVYDKNAPILGTSCHAQDIAYRPLTPSNGWGGNWKVDFGNPCAQKYYDSIVSRFASWGVDFVKVDGTTADNVADIRAWSAAIDHARRPMWLTASAWPVPRSIGPALAPYANGVRIDTDVECYCDTVSSWDSSVKARWTDLPSWQGVFGPQFRPDLDSMPISNNTGSGIQDGISDVERQSVMTFWSMASSPLYVGGDIYFLDPAAVSILTNPEVIRVDQAGSYPTQVTGGDLQVWRKRAPDGRTYAAVYNLGSAPADIRVDLGGHGSSPVRDLVARSDLGRFRGSWTASAVPAHGSRLVRIG; translated from the coding sequence GTGCCCACGGCCGACGCGCGGACGCCGTTCGTCAAGCCGTTCATGGGCTGGAGCAGCTGGAGCCTGGAATCCGCCACCCGGGCCGGTTACGGCACCGCGTGGCTGAACGAAGGGCACATCCGCGACGCGGCCGACGCCCTCGCGGGCAAGCTCAAGTCCGCCGGTTACACCAACGTCAACATCGACTCGGGCTGGAACGCGGACCTCGCGTGGGTGTTCCACACCGACGTCAACGGGATCCCGGCGCCGGATCCGGGCCGGTTCCCGTCCGGGATCCCCGCGTTGGCCTCCTACGTCCACTCGCGTGGGCTGAAGCTCGGCCTGTACGCGGTGACCGGGCTGGAGAAGGAGGTCTACGACAAGAACGCGCCCATCCTCGGGACGTCGTGCCACGCGCAGGACATCGCGTACCGGCCGCTGACGCCGTCCAACGGCTGGGGCGGCAACTGGAAGGTCGACTTCGGGAACCCGTGCGCGCAGAAGTACTACGACTCGATCGTGTCCCGGTTCGCGTCCTGGGGCGTCGACTTCGTCAAGGTCGACGGGACGACGGCGGACAACGTCGCCGACATCAGGGCGTGGTCCGCGGCCATCGACCACGCGCGGCGGCCGATGTGGCTGACGGCGAGCGCATGGCCGGTGCCGCGATCCATCGGGCCCGCGCTCGCTCCTTACGCCAACGGCGTGCGCATCGACACCGACGTCGAGTGCTACTGCGACACGGTGTCCTCCTGGGACAGCTCGGTGAAGGCGCGCTGGACGGACCTGCCCTCGTGGCAGGGCGTGTTCGGGCCCCAGTTCCGGCCGGACCTGGACTCGATGCCGATCAGCAACAACACCGGCAGCGGCATCCAGGACGGCATCTCCGATGTCGAACGGCAGAGCGTGATGACGTTCTGGTCGATGGCGTCCTCGCCGCTGTACGTCGGGGGTGACATCTACTTCCTGGACCCGGCCGCGGTCTCGATCTTGACGAATCCCGAGGTCATCCGCGTCGACCAGGCCGGGTCCTACCCGACCCAGGTGACCGGCGGCGACCTTCAGGTGTGGCGGAAGCGTGCCCCGGACGGCCGGACGTACGCGGCCGTCTACAACCTGGGCTCGGCACCGGCGGACATCCGGGTGGACCTCGGTGGTCACGGGTCGAGCCCGGTGCGTGACCTGGTCGCCCGGTCGGACCTCGGGCGTTTCCGGGGGTCGTGGACCGCTTCGGCTGTTCCGGCTCACGGCTCACGGTTGGTCCGGATCGGCTGA
- a CDS encoding CoA transferase subunit A, with protein sequence MAELLSLEEAVARLVHDGDTVALEGFTHLIPVAAGQEIIRQRRRDLTLVRMTPDIVYDQLIGAGCASKLIFSWGGNPGVGSLHRFRDAVQHDWPVPLAIEEHSHAGMANRYVAGASGLPFAVLRGYTGTDLPAQTDTIKPITCPFTGEQLTAVPALNPDVTIVHAQRADRAGNVQMWGITGVQKEAVLAAKRSLVTVEEIVDDLEPRPGAVILPGWVVTVVSEVPGGAKPSYAAGYYERDNSAYQAWDEVGRDREAFTKWLDDLTGVTA encoded by the coding sequence ATGGCGGAGCTGCTGTCGCTGGAAGAGGCCGTGGCCCGGCTGGTGCACGACGGCGACACCGTCGCGCTGGAGGGCTTCACGCACCTCATCCCGGTCGCGGCCGGGCAGGAGATCATCCGCCAGCGGCGGCGTGACCTCACGCTGGTGCGGATGACCCCGGACATCGTCTACGACCAGCTCATCGGCGCCGGCTGCGCGAGCAAGCTGATCTTCTCGTGGGGCGGCAACCCCGGCGTCGGCTCGCTGCACCGGTTCCGCGACGCGGTCCAGCACGACTGGCCGGTGCCATTGGCGATCGAGGAGCACAGCCACGCGGGCATGGCGAACCGCTACGTCGCGGGCGCGTCGGGCCTCCCGTTCGCGGTCCTTCGTGGCTACACAGGCACGGATCTCCCGGCACAGACCGACACCATCAAGCCGATCACCTGCCCCTTCACCGGCGAGCAGCTGACAGCGGTGCCGGCCCTGAACCCGGATGTCACGATCGTCCACGCCCAGCGCGCGGACCGCGCAGGCAACGTCCAGATGTGGGGCATCACCGGCGTCCAGAAGGAAGCGGTCCTGGCGGCGAAACGCTCGCTGGTCACGGTGGAGGAGATCGTCGACGACCTGGAACCGCGCCCCGGTGCGGTCATCCTCCCGGGCTGGGTGGTCACGGTGGTGTCGGAAGTCCCCGGCGGCGCCAAGCCGTCGTACGCGGCGGGCTACTACGAACGCGACAACTCGGCCTACCAGGCCTGGGATGAGGTGGGCCGCGATCGCGAGGCGTTCACGAAGTGGCTCGACGACCTGACGGGGGTAACGGCATGA
- a CDS encoding CoA-transferase subunit beta — MTTDYTADEMMSVAAARALGDGMSCFVGIGLPSKAANLARRTHAPDLTLIYESGCLGAKPSRLPLSIGDGELADTSDAVVSVPEIFNYWLQPGRIDVGFLGAAQLDKFGNINTTVIGSDYHDPKVRLPGAGGAPEIAASCREVFVVLRQNPRAFVEKVDFVTSFGHGTGKGDRERLGLPGQGPTLVVTDLGLLRPDPETAELTLTELHPGVELERAVAATGWTLKVADDLKTTPAPTEEELTVLRDLEKASK; from the coding sequence ATGACCACCGACTACACCGCCGATGAGATGATGAGCGTCGCGGCCGCCCGCGCCCTCGGCGACGGCATGTCCTGCTTCGTCGGCATCGGCCTGCCGAGCAAGGCGGCCAACCTGGCCCGCCGCACCCACGCCCCGGACCTGACCCTGATCTACGAGTCCGGCTGCCTCGGCGCGAAGCCGTCCCGCCTCCCGCTCTCCATCGGTGACGGCGAGCTGGCCGACACCTCCGACGCCGTGGTCAGCGTCCCGGAGATCTTCAACTACTGGCTCCAGCCCGGCCGCATCGACGTCGGCTTCCTCGGCGCCGCCCAGCTGGACAAGTTCGGCAACATCAACACCACCGTGATCGGCTCGGACTACCACGATCCGAAGGTCCGCCTGCCCGGCGCGGGCGGCGCCCCGGAGATCGCCGCGTCCTGCCGCGAGGTGTTCGTCGTGCTCCGGCAGAACCCCCGCGCGTTCGTCGAGAAGGTCGACTTCGTGACGTCCTTCGGCCACGGCACCGGCAAGGGCGACCGCGAGCGCCTCGGCCTCCCGGGCCAGGGCCCGACCCTGGTGGTCACCGACCTGGGCCTGCTGCGCCCGGACCCGGAGACCGCGGAGCTCACCCTCACGGAGCTCCACCCGGGCGTCGAGCTGGAGCGCGCGGTGGCGGCGACCGGGTGGACACTGAAGGTCGCGGACGACCTCAAGACCACTCCCGCCCCCACCGAGGAGGAGCTGACGGTGCTGCGAGATCTCGAAAAGGCAAGCAAGTGA
- a CDS encoding thiolase family protein — MTDVYVLDALRTPFGRYGGALAGVRPDDLAATALRAIRSRNDLDPSTVDEVTLGDANGAGEDNRNVARMATLLAGWPTSIPGNTVNRLCGSGLDAVMQASRSIQVGDASLVVAGGVESMTRSPLVMPKPEKAFPAGNQTLYNTALGWRMVNPAMPGHWTISLGESTEKLAEQYGIGRDEQDAFAARSHVNAAKAWDEGFYDDLVVPVDGVDLARDESIRPDSSPEKLAKLKPAFRKENGTVTAGNASPLNDGASALLLGDEAAANRLGRAPLARIAGRGAAGVDPDVFGIGPVRAAEIALERAGIGWDDLAAVELNEAFAAQSLACLRDWPKLDLEIVNTHGGAIAIGHPLGASGGRILGTLAHDLHRRGGGWGLAAICIGVGQGLAVVLEGR, encoded by the coding sequence ATGACCGACGTCTACGTCCTCGACGCGCTCCGCACCCCGTTCGGCCGCTACGGCGGCGCGCTGGCCGGCGTCCGGCCGGACGACCTCGCCGCGACCGCGCTCCGGGCCATCCGGTCCCGCAACGACCTTGATCCGTCCACAGTGGACGAAGTGACCCTCGGCGACGCGAACGGCGCGGGTGAGGACAACCGCAACGTCGCCCGCATGGCCACCCTGCTCGCGGGCTGGCCGACGAGCATCCCCGGCAACACCGTCAACCGGCTGTGCGGCTCCGGGCTCGACGCGGTGATGCAGGCCAGCCGGTCGATCCAGGTCGGCGACGCGTCCCTGGTGGTCGCCGGCGGCGTCGAGTCGATGACCCGCTCGCCGCTGGTCATGCCCAAGCCGGAGAAGGCGTTCCCGGCGGGCAACCAGACCCTCTACAACACCGCGCTCGGCTGGCGCATGGTCAACCCGGCGATGCCGGGGCACTGGACGATCTCGCTCGGCGAGTCCACCGAGAAGCTCGCCGAGCAGTACGGCATCGGCCGTGACGAGCAGGACGCCTTCGCGGCGCGCAGCCACGTCAACGCCGCCAAGGCGTGGGACGAGGGCTTCTACGACGACCTGGTCGTCCCGGTCGACGGCGTGGACCTGGCCCGCGACGAGAGCATCCGCCCGGACTCCAGCCCGGAGAAACTGGCGAAGCTCAAGCCCGCGTTCCGCAAGGAAAACGGCACCGTCACGGCGGGCAACGCGTCACCGCTCAACGACGGCGCCTCGGCGCTGCTGCTGGGTGACGAAGCGGCGGCGAACCGGCTCGGCCGGGCGCCGCTCGCCCGGATCGCCGGCCGCGGCGCGGCGGGGGTCGACCCGGACGTCTTCGGCATCGGCCCGGTGCGCGCGGCCGAGATCGCGCTGGAGCGCGCCGGCATCGGCTGGGACGACCTGGCCGCGGTCGAGCTGAACGAGGCCTTCGCCGCGCAGTCCCTCGCCTGCCTGCGCGACTGGCCGAAGCTCGACCTGGAGATCGTCAACACCCACGGCGGCGCGATCGCCATCGGCCACCCGCTCGGCGCGTCCGGCGGCCGCATCCTCGGCACCCTGGCGCACGACCTGCACCGCCGCGGCGGGGGCTGGGGACTCGCCGCCATCTGCATCGGCGTCGGCCAGGGCCTGGCCGTCGTCCTCGAAGGCCGGTAA
- the pcaH gene encoding protocatechuate 3,4-dioxygenase subunit beta — protein MAAPTELKLPHYGPDPEGTHPPLGFTGYRSTALRYPRQPLVLLPQMLTEVTGPLLGPGRLGEHDNDLTRRHAEEPQGQRIIVTGRLLDGDGRPVRDSLIEIWQANAGGRYRHTGDRWPSPLDPNFDGVGRALTDSDGRYTFTTIKPGAYPWKNHDNAWRPAHIHFSVFGSAFTQRLVTQMYFPDDPLFAQDPIFTSIPDEKARQRMVSRYDHEITQSEWALGYQFDIVLRGCEASVFEEEEEDDD, from the coding sequence ATGGCTGCTCCGACCGAACTCAAGCTGCCGCACTACGGGCCGGACCCCGAAGGCACGCACCCGCCGCTGGGCTTCACCGGCTACCGGTCCACGGCGTTGCGGTACCCACGGCAACCGCTGGTGCTGCTCCCGCAGATGCTGACCGAGGTCACCGGCCCGCTGCTCGGCCCCGGCCGGCTCGGCGAGCACGACAACGACCTCACCCGCCGGCACGCGGAGGAGCCGCAGGGCCAGCGGATCATCGTCACCGGCCGGCTGCTCGACGGCGACGGCCGTCCGGTGCGCGACTCGCTGATCGAGATCTGGCAGGCGAACGCGGGCGGGCGCTACCGGCACACCGGCGACCGCTGGCCGTCCCCGCTCGATCCGAACTTCGACGGCGTCGGGCGCGCCCTGACCGACAGCGACGGGCGCTACACCTTCACCACCATCAAGCCCGGTGCCTACCCGTGGAAGAACCACGACAACGCGTGGCGCCCCGCGCACATCCACTTCTCGGTGTTCGGCTCGGCGTTCACCCAGCGGCTGGTCACCCAGATGTACTTCCCGGACGACCCGCTGTTCGCCCAGGACCCGATCTTCACCTCGATCCCGGACGAGAAGGCCCGGCAGCGCATGGTTTCCCGGTACGACCACGAGATCACGCAGTCGGAGTGGGCGCTCGGCTACCAGTTCGACATCGTGCTGCGCGGGTGCGAGGCATCGGTGTTCGAAGAGGAAGAAGAGGACGACGACTGA
- the pcaG gene encoding protocatechuate 3,4-dioxygenase subunit alpha translates to MPELLPTPSQTVGPYLSIGLPWPDGPYVVPEGTPGALWIRGTVRDGAGDPVPDAMIETWQADPGGGFRHPDDPRGEASGEFRAFGRCPTETDGTYGILTLLPGPLPGGGGTTQARHIDVSVFARGLLNRVVTRIYFADQDNSADPTLASVPAERRDTLIAAKTADGYRFDVRLQGDGETVFFAL, encoded by the coding sequence ATGCCCGAGCTGCTCCCCACCCCCTCGCAGACCGTGGGCCCGTACCTGTCGATCGGCCTGCCCTGGCCCGACGGCCCGTACGTCGTCCCGGAAGGCACCCCCGGCGCGCTCTGGATCCGCGGCACGGTGCGCGACGGCGCCGGCGACCCGGTCCCGGACGCCATGATCGAGACCTGGCAGGCCGACCCCGGAGGCGGCTTCCGCCACCCCGACGACCCCCGCGGCGAGGCGTCCGGCGAGTTCCGCGCCTTCGGCCGCTGCCCGACGGAAACCGATGGCACGTACGGAATCCTGACCCTGCTGCCGGGCCCGCTGCCCGGCGGGGGCGGCACCACCCAGGCGCGCCACATCGACGTGTCGGTCTTCGCACGCGGCCTGCTCAACCGGGTCGTCACGCGGATCTACTTCGCGGACCAGGACAACTCGGCGGACCCGACACTGGCGTCGGTGCCGGCGGAGCGGCGCGACACGCTGATCGCCGCGAAGACCGCGGACGGCTACCGCTTCGACGTGCGGTTGCAGGGCGACGGTGAGACGGTGTTCTTCGCCCTATGA
- the pcaD gene encoding 3-oxoadipate enol-lactonase yields the protein MNAVPVHRVVEGPEDGPVVVFAGSLGSDLRMWEPQVVPLLEHGFRVVRYDTRGHGASPVPPGPYDLDDLGADFLALLDDLGVVKAHLVGLSLGGMTGMWLGVHAPDRIASLVLCCTSAKLGPPEMWADRARTVRAEGTATVAGAGVGRWLTPAYRERHPDRAAFLRSMISEVPAEGYASCCGAIERMDLLDVLPKIAAPTLVIAGADDPATPPEAHSRPIADGIPGARLEVVADAAHLGSYEQPEEFTRLILEHLEAL from the coding sequence GTGAACGCCGTACCTGTGCACCGGGTCGTCGAAGGCCCTGAAGACGGGCCGGTGGTGGTGTTCGCCGGTTCGCTGGGCAGCGACCTCCGGATGTGGGAACCCCAGGTGGTTCCGTTGCTGGAGCACGGTTTCCGGGTGGTGCGGTACGACACGCGCGGCCACGGCGCGTCGCCGGTGCCGCCCGGCCCGTACGACCTCGACGACCTGGGTGCCGACTTCCTCGCGCTGCTGGACGACCTCGGCGTCGTGAAGGCGCACCTGGTGGGGCTGTCGCTCGGCGGGATGACCGGCATGTGGCTCGGCGTCCACGCGCCCGACCGGATCGCGAGCCTGGTGCTGTGCTGCACGTCCGCCAAGCTCGGCCCGCCGGAGATGTGGGCGGACCGCGCCCGCACGGTCCGCGCGGAGGGCACGGCGACCGTGGCCGGCGCGGGTGTCGGCCGCTGGCTGACGCCCGCGTACCGCGAACGGCACCCCGACCGCGCCGCGTTCCTGCGCTCGATGATCTCCGAGGTCCCGGCCGAGGGCTACGCCTCCTGCTGCGGCGCGATCGAGCGGATGGACCTGCTCGACGTGCTGCCGAAGATCGCCGCCCCCACGCTGGTCATCGCGGGCGCCGACGACCCGGCCACCCCGCCGGAGGCGCACTCCCGCCCGATCGCCGACGGCATCCCCGGCGCGCGGCTGGAGGTCGTGGCGGACGCCGCGCACCTGGGCAGCTACGAGCAGCCCGAGGAGTTCACCAGGCTGATCCTCGAGCACCTGGAGGCACTGTGA